The DNA segment CGCGAAGGCGCGGCCGATCACCTCCGCGGCCGGATAGCCGGTCAGACGCTCGGCACCCGGGTTCCAGGCCGCGACCCGCCCGACCGGGTCGAGGAGGCACAGGGCGTGGTCGGTCGCGTTCCAGACGAGGCGGGAACAGGCATCGTGGAGAGCGGAGCCCACATCCGATTCGTCCTCGCGGACCGCGCTCGCTTCACTCCGCATCGTCACACGCCCCGTCGCGCCGCAGCGAGGTCCTGCCGCGCGCATCTCCGAGGCGTTACGCTATGACATTTGGTGCCGGAGGTTGAGTCGCATTCTCGGCTTATGCCCCGCTGCCGGACCGGCGTCACCTTCGCAACGACGTGGCGATCCCTCACTCCCACTCGATCGTGCCGGGGGGCTTGGAGGTGATGTCGTAGGTCACCCGGTTGATGCCCTTGACCTCGTTGATGATCCGGGTCGCGACCCGGCCCAGGAACGCCATGTCGAAGGGATAGAAATCCGCCGTCATGCCGTCGACCGAGGTGACGGCGCGCAGGGCGCAGACATGGTCGTAGGTACGCCCGTCGCCCATCACGCCGACGGTCTTGACCGGCAGGATCACCGCGAAGGCCTGCCAGATCGTATCGTAGAGGCCGGCCTTGCGGATCTCTTCCAGGTAGATCGCGTCGGCCTTGCGCAGGGCGTCGAGCTTCTCGCCCGTGATCTCGCCGGGGCAGCGGATGGCGAGGCCCGGGCCCGGGAAGGGATGGCGGCCGACGAAGGCCTCGGGCAGGCCGAGCTCGCGGCCGAGCACCCGCACCTCGTCCTTGAACAGCTCGCGCAGGGGCTCGACGAGCTTCATGTTCATGCGGGCGGGCAGTCCGCCGACATTGTGGTGGCTCTTGATGGTCACCGAGGGGCCGCCGGTGAACGACACGCTCTCGATCACGTCGGGATAGAGCGTTCCCTGCGCCAGGAAATCGGCCCCGCCGATCTTCTTGGCCTCCGCCTCGAACACGTCGATGAACAGGCGCCCGATCGTCTTGCGCTTGACCTCCGGGTCCGTGACCCCGGCGAGCTCGCCGAGGAACAGGTCCGAGGCCTGCACGTGGACGAGGGGGATGTTGTAGTGGTCGCGGAAGAGGCGCACCACCTCCTCGGCCTCGCCCTGGCGCAGGAGGCCGTGATCGACGAAGACGCAAGTGAGCTGCTCGCCGATCGCCTCGTGGATCAGCACCGCCGCCACCGCCGAATCGACGCCGCCCGAGAGGCCGCACAGCACCTTCGCGCCGCCGACCTGGGCGCGGATGCGCTCGATTGCCTCCTCGCGGAAGGCGGCCATCGACCAGTCGCCGGTGCAGCCGGCGATGTCGCGCACGAAGTTGCGGATCAGCAGGGCGCCGTGGGGGGTATGCGCCACCTCGGGGTGGAACTGCACCGCATAGAACTTGCGGTCCTCGTCGGCCACCGCCGCGAAGGGGGCGTTCGCCGAGATCGCCACGGTGGTGAAGCCGTCCGGCAGCTTCGTCACCCGATCGCCGTGGCTCATCCAGACCGGGTATTTCTCCCCGACGTGCCAGACGCCGCGGAAGAGCGCGCTGTCGGCGATGATCTCGACCTCGGCTCGGCCGAACTCGGCGTGGTGCCCGCCCTCGACCTCGCCGCCGAGCTGCGCCGCCATGGTCTGCTCGCCGTAGCAGATGCCGAGCACCGGCACGCCGGCCTCGAACACCGCCTGCGGCGCCCGCGGCGAGGATTCGACCGTGACCGATTCCGGCCCGCCCGACAGGATCACCGCCCGCGGCTTCATCGCCGCGAAGGCCGCCTCGGCCGCCTGGAACGGCACGATCTCGGAATAGACCCCCTCCTCACGCACCCGTCGGGCGATGAGCTGGGTCACCTGGCTGCCGAAATCGATGATGAGGATCTTGTCGTGCTCGGTCGTCATGCGACGATGAGTTAGACGAGGGCCGGCCCGCGCGCAACGCGTCGCGGAGCGGGTCCCGGGTGCAATCACGGCATTGAGGCGCGTGCACGGCATTAACCGGACGTTCATGAGCTAACAGCGATCGAGGCGCCCCCAACCCACCAGACAGGGAGCCTCGCCATGCGAGCCATCGTCCTCGGGATCGCCGCCGCCCTCGCCACCGGCCTGAGCCTCGCGCCGGCCTCGGCCATGCCGGTCGTCTCCGGCCACGCGGTCGCGCCCGCCGCATCGATCGAGCAGGCGCAGTACGTCACCCGCCGGGTGGTCCGCCGCGGTCCGCGCTGCACGGTCCAGGTGACCCGCACGCGCGGCCCGTTCGGCCGGGTGGTGGTGCGCAAGGTGCGCCGCTGCTTCTGACGCAGACCGAGATCTGAGGGGGCGGCCCCGCGCGGCGGGGCCGCCCTTTTTCGTGCGGGCGGTTCAGCGTGGCCGGTTCACTGCGGCCAGACCGCCAGCAGCGCCCGCAACGCCGCCACGAAGGCGAGCGGCTGGTCGACCATCACGTGGTGGTAGGCCTCCGGCAGGTCGACCCTCGGCGAGCCCGGCGGCAGCAGGCCCTGGACGTAAGCCGCATCGGCCGGGCGCATCAGGTCCGAGCGGTCGCCGGTGACGAGGGCCAAGGGGCAGCGGGCCCCGCGCACCATCGCGGCCCGGTCCGGCAGAGCGAGGCGCGCCCACATCGACGGATCGAAGCGCCAGCTCCAGCCGCCCTCGACCTCCCTCAGGGATTCCCGGGCGATGAGATCGGCGATGTAGAGCTTGTCGCAGGGCTGCATCGGCGCGAACCGGAACCGCGCCAGCGCCTCCTCCAGGGTCGCGTAGATCCGGTGGGCCGCGAAGCGGCCGTCCTCGCGCCGGCGCCCGGTGCGGCGCTCCGGCGAGAAGATCGGCGGATCGACGATCACGGCGCCGCGCCAGCGCCCCGCTTCCCGCCCCGCCTCGGTCAGCATCGGGAAGCAGCCGAAGGAGTGCCCCACCATGACGGGCGTCCCGGCGACGAACAGGCCCGCCTCCTGCGCCACCGCCTCGATCTCGTCGGCGAAGGTGTCGAGGTCGTAAGTCTCGCGCCAGTCCGAGCCGCCCATCCCGGACCAGGACAGGGCCGCGACCCGGTGATCCTGCGCGAGGTACGGCGCGGTGAAGCGCCACCAGCCCGCATGCGCTCCGTTGCCGTGCAAGAGCATCAGCCCCGGCCGGCCGCGCTCGCCCCAGGCGAAGGTCTCGAGGCGGGCGCCCTTCACCGTGATGCGCCCGGTCTCCGGCACGACCGCGACCGCATTCCGGAACCAGGACGGGGCCGGTGGAGCCTCGCCCTGGAGATGGGCGAGCGGGGCGGAGAGGTTCGGGTCGGGGGGCAGATCGGTCACGGATCCGATGATGCGGCGGGGCCGGATCTGGTGTCAATCGTGATTGGAAGAACCAGTATGGCCTTTCCGCCAAATGAAGGATGCAAACATTCGAAATTCCGGTCTCTTACGCCCGGATGAATCCCCGTCGCCGGGCCCAAGTCGCGAACAGGCCCGGCCAGGCCGCCGCCGGCGATCCCGGCACGCCCAGGTTGAAGCCGTGGCCGCCGCGCTCGAACAGATGCATCTCCACCGGCACCTCGACGGCCCGGAGGGCCGCGAACATCAGCAGGGAGTTGTCGACGACCGCGATCGGGTCGTCCGCGGCCTGGGCCAGGAAGGTCGGCGGGGTCTCGGGCGGAACGTGGGTCTCGACCGAGTAGGCATCGGTGGCGACGCGGGTCGGGCTCTCGCCGACGAGGACGCGGCGGCTCGAGGTGCGGTCGAAGGGCGGCTTCAGGGTGATGACCGGGTAGATCAGCGCCGCGACGTCGGGCCGGGCCGAGACCGCGTCGTCCTCGTCGACGGGCCGGTAGAGAGCTGAAGCGAAGCGGGTGCTGGCGGCGCCCATCAGGTGGCCGCCGGCGGAGAAGCCCATGACCCCGATCCGGTTCGTCTCGTAGCCGTAGCGCCGGGCCCGGGCCCGCACCAGGCGCAAAGCCCGCTGGGCGTCCTGGATCGGCGCGTCGGCCCCCACCGCCCAGCCCTCGCCCGGCAGCCGGTAGACCAGCGCGAAGGCGGTGACGCCGAGGCTGTTGAGCCAGCGCCCCACCGGCACCGCCTCGTGGCCGAGATCGATGCGGCGATAGCCGCCCCCGGCGGCGATCACCATCGCGGTGCCGGTCGAGCGTGCGGGGCGCATCACCAGCAGGCAGGGCTCGGCCACGCCGGTGACCACGCCCTCGCGGCTCTCGTCGAAGCGCGGCCCGTCCGGATCGGGGCCCCCGCCCCCCGGCGGCCTGCCGGGCCAGAGCCGCATCACCTCCAGGGTGGCGCCCGGAGCAGTCCCGGGCGGCGCGTCATGCGCCAAGGGATTCACGGGCTCCAGGGGCTTCGCCTGTCCCAAGGGTGTCGCCTGCGGCTTTCCCTCGGGAAGGGGGTCCTGATCCACCGGCCTCTCCTGCGCGGCGGCGGGCGCGAGGGCGAGGGCGGCCGCTCCCGTGAGCAACGTCCTGCGATGCAGCGCCATGCCGACCGTCCGATACTCTCGAAGACCCCGACCATGCCCCAGGGCACGTCCGCTCTCAGGCTTTCCGACCCTAAGCCAAGCCGCCGGAGATGCACGGCAGAAAAGAACCGAGCCGGACCGGCGCTGCGCCGGGCCGACGGTCAGGGACGAGCGGGCCCACGCTCCAGGAGCGCGACGTAGAAGCCGTCGGTGCCGGTCCGCTCCGGGCTCATCTGGATGCCGTGGGCGGTGCGGCGCACCTTGGGCGCGACCTCCGCCGGCAGGTCGAGGGGCTGAGGTTTCAGGTCGTCGCGCCGGCCGGCGAGCCCGGCTACCGCGGCGTCGTTCTCCTCCGGCAGGAGCGAGCAGGTGACGTAGACGAGGCGCCCGCCTGGCCGCACCAGGCGCGCGGCGCGATCGAGCACCGCTTCCTGCTCCGCCACCCGCGTGGCGAGGCTGCCGGGGCGCAGGCGCCACTTGGCGTCCGGGTTGCGCCGCCAGGTGCCCGAGCCGGTGCAGGGCGCGTCGACCAGGACGAGGTCGGCGGTGCCGTCGAGATCGGTCAGAACATCGGGCCGTCCCTTGCCGCCGCGGGGCGTGCGCACCTCGGCGACCGCACCGGCCCGGCGCAGGCGCTCGTGGATGGGGGCGAGGCGCCGCGGGTCGCCGTCGGTGGCGATGAGCCGGCCCTCGTTGTTCATCAGGGCGGCGAGCGCCAGGGTCTTGCCGCCGCCGCCGGCACAGAGGTCGACCACCGTCATGCCGGGCTTCGCCCCGGAGAGGCGGGCGGCGAGCTGCGAGCCCTCGTCCTGGATCTCGAACCAGCCTTCCAGAAATTCCGGCTCGACATGGAGCGCCGGTCCGCGCCCGTCCTCGCCGAGCGGCACCCGCAACCCGTCCGGCGAGAGCGGCGTCGGCTCGGGCGAGAGATGGGCGAGCGCCTCGCGCGTGCCCTCGCGGGTCGCCTTCAGGGTGTTGACCCGGATGTCGAGGGGCGCGCGGCGGGCGAGCGCGCGCAATTCGGGCAGGAGATCGTCGCCGAGCGCGGTCGCGAGGGAGGGCACCACCCATTCGGGCACGTCGCCGGCGACGTGAACCGGAGCCTCGTTGAGCGTCCCGGTCTCGAGCCGGGCCCGCTCGGCCTCGGTCAGGGGCGCCGGAGCGAAGCGCTCGCCGGTGAAGAGACCCGCGACGGTCTGGGCGGCGAGGCCGCGCTGCAGCCGCAGCGAGCCGATCAGCACGGCGCGCGGGCTGTCCTCGCCCATGATCCAGGCGGCGGAGGCGCGACGGCGCAGGGCGTCGTAGACCAGGGTGGCGATGGTGGCGCGGTCGCCCGAGCCGGCGAAGCGGTGGGCAAGGCCCCAATCCTTCAGGGCGTCGGCCACCGGGCGGCGGCGCTCGGCGATGTCGGCCAGGACCTCGATGGCGGCGGAGAGGCGGGCGCCGGGGGTCATCGCGACACCGCCGATCGTGAAAAAGCCAGGTTCGTGCCGCGGGTCCGGCCCATCACGGCCAAGCTTTCGGCTCCGACCGCCCCGACACCTTGGCCGCTCCACCCGCAGAGCCGGAGTTCCGCTCGCATGATCCGTCGTTCCATCCCGTCCGCCCTCGCCGTGAGTCTCGCCGGCCTGATCGCGCTGGCGGCCGGCGCCTGCGCCACCGCCCCGGCGGCGCCGGCCGTCGACCTCACCCCGCCGCCGCCCCGGCCCTACGACGCCAAGACGCAGCTCGAATACGGCAACCCGCCGCCGCGGGCCCCGCGCTACTGAGTGAACTCACGAAACCCCCGCCGCGCTGGCGCCGCAGCAGAGTGCGACGACGGCGATCGGGAGTTTGACGTGAGACACTTGTAGAGGCCCCTTACCCTCCTCGCGCCAGGATGGCGAGAAGCCGCCTCAGGCGAGGAGGACCCGCACGGCGAAGATCAGCCACATCGCCATCAGGACGAGAGCGCCGGCGAGGAAGGCCTGGAAGCGCCGGATCACCACGTTGCTGGTGGCGTAGATCCCCGCATGGACGATCCGGGTCAGCACGAACAGCCAGGCGAGGCCGACGAACAGGTGATCGGCCTCGGCCGTCGCCAGCGCGAGCCCGGTCAGGACGTAGAACAGGACCGGCAGCTCGAACTGGTTGGCGAAGGCGTTCGAGACCTGCTGCACCGGGGCGGGCCAGCTGCGCTCGCCGCGCGAGATGTCACCGAGCTTGACCTGTCCCGCCCGCGCCGCGGCGAAGCGCGCCCGCCCGGTCCAGAGCAGCAGGCAGAAGGTCAAGAGAACCTGGACGAAGACGGGGGCAAGGACGGCTTTGGGGCTCATGGTGCCTCGATGCGCGGGGGGAAAGACCGACGGGCCGAGGATCCGGCCGGCCTTCCGCTCGCCGGCGCAAATCCCCCCGGCCGCCCCCTTTCGCAACCGCCTCCGCGGCGCTACATGAGGTCGGCGGGGCTGCGGTTCTCGTCAGGAGACACATATCCCCGGGGCCTTATCGACTCCCTCGGGAGCTGTCACTGCCCTGGTCCGTGGACCGGGGCATTACGGCGCCCACCTACTTCGTAGGTTTCCCGGGATCGATTCTCCAACGGCTCTCGTGGCTCCGCGCTGGACTGACATGACGACGGACGTTTCCCCCGCCTCCCCGGACAAGGCCGCCCTGCGCAAGGCGGCCCTGGCGCGGCGGGACGGGCTGGCGGTCGAGGTCCGCGAGGACGCCTCCCGCCGCATCGCCGAGACGGTCCTGGGTCTTCCCGAGATTTCCGATGCCGCGCTGGTGGCGGCCTACTGGCCGATCCGCAGCGAGGTCGACGTCCGTCCGCTGATCGGCGCCTTGCGCGCCCGCGGCCAGGCGGTGGCCCTGCCGCAGGTCACGCCCGACGGGCTGGTCTTCCGCCTCGCCGCGGAGAACCAGGCGCTCGCCGCCGGCGGCTTCGGCCTGAGCGAGCCAGGGCCCGATTCGCCCGCCGTCGCGCCCCGCGTGCTGCTGGTGCCGCTCGCCGCCTTTGACCGGCGCGGCCACCGCATCGGCTACGGCAAGGGCTATTACGACCGGGCGCTGGCCCGCCTCGACGCCACGGGGCGCACGCTGGCCCTCGGCATCGCGTTCTCGGCGCAGGAGACCCCCCTCGTGCCGGACGGCCCGCACGACCGGCCCCTCGACGGGATCGTGACCGAGGCGGGCCTCATCCACCCCACCGGAGACTGATTCCCGCCATGCGCCTCCTCTTTCTCGGCGACATCGTCGGCCGGCCGGGCCGCCTGGCGGTGAGCGAGCGCCTGCCGGCGTTGCGCGAGCGCTGGCGCCTCGACTGCGTGGTGATCAACGGCGAGAACGCCGCCGGCGGCTTCGGCATCACCGAGAGCATCTGCGACGAACTGATCAATGCCGGCGCCGACGCGGTGACGCTCGGCAACCACTCCTTCGACCAGCGCGAGGCCCTGGTCTTCATCGCCCGCCAGCCGCGGCTGGTGCGCCCGGCGAACTACCCGCCCGGCACCCCGGGCCGCGGCGCCACCGTGGTCGAAACCCAGAGCGGAGCCCGGGTCCTCGTCGTCAACGTGATGGGGCGGATCTTCCTCGATCCCCTCGACGATCCCTTCGCGGCGGCCGAGCGCGAATTGTCGGCCTGCCCCCTGCGCGACGCCGCCGACGCGGTGATCGTCGACGTGCATGCCGAGGCGACGAGCGAGAAGGAAGCCTTCGGCTGGTTCCTCGACGGACGGGCAAGCCTCGTCGTCGGCACCCACACCCATGTGCCGACCGCCGACCATCGCATCCTGCCGGGCGGCACCGCCTACATGTCGGATGTCGGCATGTGCGGCGACTACGATTCGGTGCTCGGCATGCAGAAGGACGAGCCGGTGCGCCGCTTCCTGCAGAAGACCCCGGGCAGCCGGCTCGAAGCCGCGACCGGCGAGGGCACCCTGTGCGGCCTCGCGGTCGAGACCGACGACGCCACCGGCCTCGCCCGCCGGGTGAGCCCGGTCCGCCTCGGGCCCCATCTCGAGGAAACCTGGCCGCAACACTGGGAGTGAATCCCTCGAACCCCCGTACTGCTCCGGCTTGATCGACCCGGCGGCACCCGGCACAGTGCCGGCGGTTCCCGTCGGCTTCGTTCAGCGGGAGCGACCAGTCAGCCTGCGGACGATCCCTCGCCCGCGACAGTGAGTACGGCCCGCGATGGCGGCGAGCGCTGCGACCCTTCCCCTGACGTCGCCGCGGATCTACCTCATCCGCATGGCGGTGTTCCTCACGCTGGCCGGCTTCCTGGCCTTCGTGCTCTATCGCCAGATCGTGCCGGCCTTCATGGCCAATCCGGGCCTGAACGGCCTGATCCTCGGCGCGACCCTGATCGCCATCATCATGGCCTTCGGGCAGGTGCAGCGCCTCTTCCGCGAGGTCCGCTTCGCCAACCGCACCGCGACGGGCGCCGCCGAGCCCGGCACCCCCCGGGTGCTGAGCGCGCTGGCGCCGGCGCTCC comes from the Methylobacterium currus genome and includes:
- a CDS encoding MAPEG family protein, which translates into the protein MSPKAVLAPVFVQVLLTFCLLLWTGRARFAAARAGQVKLGDISRGERSWPAPVQQVSNAFANQFELPVLFYVLTGLALATAEADHLFVGLAWLFVLTRIVHAGIYATSNVVIRRFQAFLAGALVLMAMWLIFAVRVLLA
- a CDS encoding alpha/beta fold hydrolase; the encoded protein is MTDLPPDPNLSAPLAHLQGEAPPAPSWFRNAVAVVPETGRITVKGARLETFAWGERGRPGLMLLHGNGAHAGWWRFTAPYLAQDHRVAALSWSGMGGSDWRETYDLDTFADEIEAVAQEAGLFVAGTPVMVGHSFGCFPMLTEAGREAGRWRGAVIVDPPIFSPERRTGRRREDGRFAAHRIYATLEEALARFRFAPMQPCDKLYIADLIARESLREVEGGWSWRFDPSMWARLALPDRAAMVRGARCPLALVTGDRSDLMRPADAAYVQGLLPPGSPRVDLPEAYHHVMVDQPLAFVAALRALLAVWPQ
- a CDS encoding RsmB/NOP family class I SAM-dependent RNA methyltransferase, with translation MTPGARLSAAIEVLADIAERRRPVADALKDWGLAHRFAGSGDRATIATLVYDALRRRASAAWIMGEDSPRAVLIGSLRLQRGLAAQTVAGLFTGERFAPAPLTEAERARLETGTLNEAPVHVAGDVPEWVVPSLATALGDDLLPELRALARRAPLDIRVNTLKATREGTREALAHLSPEPTPLSPDGLRVPLGEDGRGPALHVEPEFLEGWFEIQDEGSQLAARLSGAKPGMTVVDLCAGGGGKTLALAALMNNEGRLIATDGDPRRLAPIHERLRRAGAVAEVRTPRGGKGRPDVLTDLDGTADLVLVDAPCTGSGTWRRNPDAKWRLRPGSLATRVAEQEAVLDRAARLVRPGGRLVYVTCSLLPEENDAAVAGLAGRRDDLKPQPLDLPAEVAPKVRRTAHGIQMSPERTGTDGFYVALLERGPARP
- a CDS encoding TIGR00282 family metallophosphoesterase; translation: MRLLFLGDIVGRPGRLAVSERLPALRERWRLDCVVINGENAAGGFGITESICDELINAGADAVTLGNHSFDQREALVFIARQPRLVRPANYPPGTPGRGATVVETQSGARVLVVNVMGRIFLDPLDDPFAAAERELSACPLRDAADAVIVDVHAEATSEKEAFGWFLDGRASLVVGTHTHVPTADHRILPGGTAYMSDVGMCGDYDSVLGMQKDEPVRRFLQKTPGSRLEAATGEGTLCGLAVETDDATGLARRVSPVRLGPHLEETWPQHWE
- a CDS encoding alpha/beta hydrolase translates to MALHRRTLLTGAAALALAPAAAQERPVDQDPLPEGKPQATPLGQAKPLEPVNPLAHDAPPGTAPGATLEVMRLWPGRPPGGGGPDPDGPRFDESREGVVTGVAEPCLLVMRPARSTGTAMVIAAGGGYRRIDLGHEAVPVGRWLNSLGVTAFALVYRLPGEGWAVGADAPIQDAQRALRLVRARARRYGYETNRIGVMGFSAGGHLMGAASTRFASALYRPVDEDDAVSARPDVAALIYPVITLKPPFDRTSSRRVLVGESPTRVATDAYSVETHVPPETPPTFLAQAADDPIAVVDNSLLMFAALRAVEVPVEMHLFERGGHGFNLGVPGSPAAAWPGLFATWARRRGFIRA
- a CDS encoding 5-formyltetrahydrofolate cyclo-ligase, which translates into the protein MTTDVSPASPDKAALRKAALARRDGLAVEVREDASRRIAETVLGLPEISDAALVAAYWPIRSEVDVRPLIGALRARGQAVALPQVTPDGLVFRLAAENQALAAGGFGLSEPGPDSPAVAPRVLLVPLAAFDRRGHRIGYGKGYYDRALARLDATGRTLALGIAFSAQETPLVPDGPHDRPLDGIVTEAGLIHPTGD
- the guaA gene encoding glutamine-hydrolyzing GMP synthase, encoding MTTEHDKILIIDFGSQVTQLIARRVREEGVYSEIVPFQAAEAAFAAMKPRAVILSGGPESVTVESSPRAPQAVFEAGVPVLGICYGEQTMAAQLGGEVEGGHHAEFGRAEVEIIADSALFRGVWHVGEKYPVWMSHGDRVTKLPDGFTTVAISANAPFAAVADEDRKFYAVQFHPEVAHTPHGALLIRNFVRDIAGCTGDWSMAAFREEAIERIRAQVGGAKVLCGLSGGVDSAVAAVLIHEAIGEQLTCVFVDHGLLRQGEAEEVVRLFRDHYNIPLVHVQASDLFLGELAGVTDPEVKRKTIGRLFIDVFEAEAKKIGGADFLAQGTLYPDVIESVSFTGGPSVTIKSHHNVGGLPARMNMKLVEPLRELFKDEVRVLGRELGLPEAFVGRHPFPGPGLAIRCPGEITGEKLDALRKADAIYLEEIRKAGLYDTIWQAFAVILPVKTVGVMGDGRTYDHVCALRAVTSVDGMTADFYPFDMAFLGRVATRIINEVKGINRVTYDITSKPPGTIEWE